In Clostridium sp. DL-VIII, the following proteins share a genomic window:
- a CDS encoding methyl-accepting chemotaxis protein, which translates to MNIKKKLTLLLLVVSSLPIIIFTVVNLYISQNQLIENAKSENLRRTAVVDQKIINLIDENLSGIQLLARNPIVRSYDAEKIRPVIMEALKVHPDLFGITLTEINGQQFVKTNDSELANIYDRDYFQSAVKGNEEVVSDVLLSKTTGTLQVNLASSVRDSSNGNVIGVLQGTLEISMIDNFVKELSDDGVTVYILDKNGKMLAHPTQDMSNLEEREDLKNFDFVNDGLSGKSDSEMVTKDGQKMLISYIQDKKTGWLICAEVPQSIVVHESLDNAIRTSLIGLLILAITCGIVFILAGRAVKPLQLLVCVANKISEGDLTIHNINIKSKDEIGNLGKSFEKMIYNLEEVINSIKGNSSKVSEYSREMIEVCEQQANGATNTADNTNKIAEGTFELSAKIEKINLSMGNLNNAVEDMGEKSNIVSLAVDNASNYSEKGSEALNEVNLSMRNIQKSVNETAKVIVKLGEHSKAISQITEVIKGISEQTNLLALNAAIEAARAGEQGKGFAVVADEVRKLAEQSGEAANQVSNIISGIQKENENVILVMNKGVKEVDTGSKVIGEANSYFEMIFKSIQEISTNMKKVSYSINHMNNSSKEVFTNLDYIVELSEKVSSETQVISATTEEQVASIEEMTASVHSFSDMVVNLERLTNKFKTNDGEHA; encoded by the coding sequence ATGAATATAAAAAAGAAATTGACATTATTACTTTTAGTAGTAAGTTCTCTGCCAATTATAATTTTTACAGTAGTTAATCTATATATTTCTCAAAATCAGCTTATAGAAAATGCAAAATCAGAGAACCTTAGGAGAACAGCAGTAGTTGATCAGAAAATAATTAACTTAATTGATGAAAATTTATCTGGAATACAGCTTCTAGCAAGAAATCCAATTGTTCGTTCTTATGATGCGGAAAAAATCAGACCAGTTATTATGGAGGCTTTAAAAGTGCATCCAGATCTTTTTGGAATTACTTTAACAGAAATAAATGGGCAGCAGTTTGTAAAAACAAATGATTCGGAATTAGCAAACATATATGATCGTGATTATTTTCAATCAGCTGTAAAGGGTAATGAAGAAGTTGTATCAGATGTTCTTTTAAGTAAAACTACAGGAACTCTTCAAGTAAATTTAGCATCATCAGTAAGAGATAGTTCTAATGGAAATGTAATAGGGGTATTACAAGGAACACTTGAAATTAGTATGATCGATAATTTTGTTAAAGAACTTTCAGATGATGGTGTAACAGTATATATTTTAGATAAGAATGGTAAAATGTTGGCACACCCTACTCAAGATATGAGCAACTTGGAAGAACGTGAAGATTTAAAGAACTTTGATTTTGTAAATGATGGATTGTCAGGAAAAAGTGATTCTGAAATGGTTACTAAAGATGGACAAAAGATGCTTATAAGTTATATTCAAGATAAAAAAACAGGTTGGTTAATTTGTGCAGAAGTTCCACAAAGTATCGTTGTACATGAAAGCTTAGACAATGCAATTAGAACTTCTTTAATAGGGTTATTAATATTAGCTATAACTTGTGGAATTGTTTTCATACTTGCAGGAAGAGCAGTTAAACCGCTTCAGTTACTTGTATGTGTTGCTAATAAAATTTCTGAAGGGGATTTAACAATTCATAACATTAATATAAAATCAAAAGATGAAATAGGGAATTTAGGAAAATCCTTCGAGAAAATGATTTATAATTTAGAAGAAGTTATAAATAGTATTAAAGGAAATTCATCGAAGGTTTCAGAATATTCAAGAGAAATGATAGAGGTCTGCGAACAGCAAGCTAATGGTGCAACGAATACAGCTGATAATACAAATAAAATTGCAGAAGGAACTTTTGAACTGAGTGCTAAAATAGAAAAAATAAATCTGAGTATGGGAAATTTAAATAATGCAGTAGAGGATATGGGAGAAAAGTCCAATATTGTTTCTTTAGCTGTTGATAATGCATCAAACTATTCTGAAAAGGGTAGTGAGGCGCTAAATGAAGTGAATTTAAGTATGAGAAACATTCAAAAATCAGTTAATGAGACTGCTAAGGTTATAGTTAAATTAGGAGAACACTCAAAAGCGATAAGTCAAATTACGGAAGTAATAAAAGGAATATCTGAGCAAACAAACTTGTTAGCACTAAATGCAGCTATAGAAGCAGCACGTGCTGGAGAACAAGGAAAAGGATTTGCAGTTGTAGCTGACGAGGTTCGTAAGTTAGCTGAGCAATCAGGCGAGGCGGCTAATCAAGTAAGTAACATTATTAGTGGTATACAAAAAGAAAATGAAAATGTAATTTTAGTTATGAATAAAGGCGTAAAAGAAGTAGATACTGGCTCAAAGGTAATAGGGGAAGCTAACAGCTATTTTGAAATGATATTTAAGTCCATACAGGAAATTTCAACAAACATGAAAAAAGTTAGCTACTCAATAAATCATATGAACAATAGTAGTAAAGAAGTATTTACAAATTTAGATTACATAGTTGAACTTTCCGAAAAAGTATCTAGTGAAACGCAAGTTATTTCTGCTACAACAGAAGAACAGGTTGCTTCAATCGAAGAAATGACAGCTTCAGTACATAGTTTTAGTGATATGGTAGTTAATCTTGAGAGGTTGACAAATAAATTTAAAACTAATGATGGGGAACATGCTTAA